A window from Heteronotia binoei isolate CCM8104 ecotype False Entrance Well chromosome 15, APGP_CSIRO_Hbin_v1, whole genome shotgun sequence encodes these proteins:
- the HROB gene encoding homologous recombination OB-fold protein — MACGIQKLFSVEAEFEDEDFVLAVEDAEKQVSGPAPASSRCLRPSSAALRNPSDSGEALSPVLPLQNYSRLSILQGSCPDEIKNNQVTSPSVASFRAQEDQTASWAQSGPGCKSGPKFKFVKRHIAAPSPHNEDLDNELFLAACMDLETSETLSFPEPSGSDLGSHRVSETVTAKKMRVADSAMTNSAIGVETARLNRTSTEAFTGVGGHLRSAEASPRLTLRPTAVGSHSSQSNQGVSIPVGNISSPGCQLPKLFRASLDKPGAGPNTSRLPLIRPASPSGVALPRPLSPQIPSQSSFTLKTTNRAPQLFSAHCPLMTSVESSPATPRTPCSVTPSGSLQMPVVTNHLVRLVTAANKPPQPLAHVPLQAKSRRFPGPAGILPQQPDRKNLEEIMVSAPQTPTHGALAKLRTEDVPASQQPAEDCGRDAWVAMKTELGLDERDPSCFLRTYSVAMVLRKAALKQLPKNKVLNMAVMIKSLTRTNVDAGAVFRDPTGEMQGTIHRLLLEQRESEFKAGSVLLLKQVGVFSPSHRNHYLNVTPNNLVKIYPPGLGSRKPTQPREEIRGGAEMVLPQAESGFQQDSPTDAPPTVAATDFGKEHSDEIGKNCCLGPLASSQGAPFPEDGGMGKSVLSMSSPKSCSDDLDQLLGQLPDDFFSNPDAQSAL, encoded by the exons GCCTGTGGTATACAGAAGCTGTTTTCTGTGGAGGCAGAGTTTGAAGACGAG gattTTGTGTTGGCCGTGGAAGACGCAGAGAAGCAGGTCTCAGGCCCAGCTCCTGCCAGCTCAAGATGTCTGAGGCCCTCGTCAGCTGCACTGAGAAATCCCAGCGACTCTGGTGAGGCTCTGTCCCCGGTGTTGCCACTTCAGAACTACTCCAGATTAAGCATTTTGCAGGGCAGCTGTCCCGATGAGATCAAAAACAACCAGGTGACCTCTCCTTCGGTGGCCAGCTTCAGAGCTCAGGAGGACCAGACGGCGTCGTGGGCCCAAAGCGGACCAGGCTGTAAATCAGGCCCAAAGTTCAAGTTTGTGAAGAGACACATAGCTGCACCTTCCCCTCACAATGAGGATTTGGATAACGAACTCTTCTTGGCAGCCTGCATGGACCTGGAAACGTCTGAAACGCTGTCGTTTCCAGAACCTTCTGGCTCTGACCTTGGGAGTCATCGTGTTAGTGAAACGGTTACGGCCAAGAAAATGCGAGTGGCAGATTCAGCCATGACGAACAGCGCCATCGGTGTGGAAACGGCACGGTTGAACAGGACTTCGACGGAAGCCTTCACGGGAGTCGGCGGCCATCTCCGGTCAGCGGAGGCTTCTCCGAGGTTGACTCTGAGGCCCACCGCTGTTGGATCCCACTCCTCGCAATCTAACCAAGGAGTGAGCATTCCTGTAGGTAACATTTCGAGCCCAGGTTGCCAGCTGCCCAAGTTGTTTCGTGCCTCTCTGGATAAACCTGGGGCCGGGCCCAACACCTCACGCCTGCCTCTTATTAGACCTGCCTCCCCTTCAGGGGTTGCCCTGCCAAGACCACTCTCTCCACAGATACCCAGCCAGAGTTCTTTCACACTGAAAACGACAAACCGGGCCCCTCAGCTCTTTAGTGCTCACTGTCCTCTCATGACATCTGTGGAGTCCTCACCTGCCACACCAAGGACACCTTGTTCAGTTACTCCTTCCGGAAGCCTCCAGATGCCTGTGGTGACCAATCATCTTGTCCGCCTGGTAACGGCAGCGAACAAGCCGCCTCAGCCATTGGCTCACGTTCCTTTGCAGGCCAAGAGTCGCCGTTTCCCAGGACCTGCCGGCATTCTGCCCCAACAA CCTGACAGGAAGAACCTGGAAGAGATCATGGTCTCCGCTCCACAGACGCCTACTCACGGGGCTCTGGCAAAGCTACGGACTGAG GATGTGCCTGCTTCCCAGCAGCCAGCAGAAGACTGTGGCCGAGATGCCTGGGTCGCTATGAAAACCGAGCTAGGTTTGGACGAGAGAGACCCATCCTGCTTCCTTAGGACGTACAGCGTGGCCATGGTGCTCCGGAAG GCGGCTCTCAAGCAGCTCCCGAAGAACAAAGTCCTCAACATGGCGGTGATGATTAAGTCACTGACCCGGACCAACGTTGACGCGGGTGCCGTATTCAGAGACCCAACTG GGGAAATGCAAGGCACGATCCACCGTCTGTTGCTGGAGCAAAGAGAGAGTGAATTTAAAGCTGGCTCGGTCCTTCTGCTGAAGCAG GTGGGTGTGTTCTCCCCGTCGCATCGCAACCACTACCTCAACGTGACGCCCAATAATTTGGTGAAGATCTACCCACCAGGACTCGGTAGCAGGAAGCCAACTCAGCCGCGTGAAGAAATCAGGGGAGGAGCGGAGATGGTTTTGCCACAG GCGGAGTCTGGATTCCAGCAGGATTCTCCCACGGATGCCCCACCCACCGTGGCCGCAACAGATTTTGGAAAGGAGCACAGCGACGAGATCGGTAAAAACTGCTGCCTGGGTCCCCTGGCCTCAAGCCAGGGGGCGCCATTTCCAGAGGATGGTGGAATGGGCAAGTCGGTGCTGAGCATGTCCTCACCAAAGTCTTGCTCAG ATGACCTGGACCAGCTTCTCGGACAGCTGCCTGATGACTTTTTCTCTAACCCGGATGCACAAAGCGCCCTATGA
- the ASB16 gene encoding ankyrin repeat and SOCS box protein 16 — MSKDTFVFTSSTLRSLRLQREMLEWEDRRRAASRQSANRRYQLAPRSTFSLPRASRRTQYCRDPAVHNALYTGDLPSVQSIFKDETTADMIVETISEELVWSAELGMWVLTPQKKHTSPLSITAARGYRDCVKHLLLQGAQVDAMVGGRAALHESCANHRAECTRLLLGFGANPNILSEEGLAPLHLCTTQETLPCAQLLLEYGALVNQHTRDHRASPLHVAAKHGLDDHAKLYLCYGANVAHRNREGETALNAACASADRPEDSGRYYRVAKRLLDAGADVRIAGRKNHTPLHNACSNCHARLVELLLQHGAEVNVSNCAGYTPVDCALQAVEDYLEGEPERVILTLLDHGAAPINPKMLKFCALSPEVMEVVLNSYDRILSCDFWVGTVPPDVWRKHQRFYDSVLRLVNQPRLLQHLTRWAVRKQLGTRCHLGIAELKLPSSLKDYLHLPLEGCLK; from the exons ATGTCAAAGGACACATTTGTGTTCACCTCTTCCACTCTGCGCTCTCTCCGCTTGCAACGGGAAATGCTGGAATGGGAAGATCGGCGGAGGGCAGCGTCCCGGCAGTCCGCGAACCGGAGGTACCAGTTGGCTCCTAGAAGCACCTTTTCTCTCCCCAGGGCCTCCCGCCGTACCCAGTATTGCCGAGATCCTGCCGTTCACAATGCCCTCTACACAGGAGATCTGCCAAGTGTCCAAAGTATCTTTAAGGATGAAACCACGGCTGACATGATCGTGGAGACGATCAGCGAGGAGCTGGTGTGGTCTGCTGAGTTGG GGATGTGGGTGCTGACCCCCCAGAAGAAGCACACCTCTCCACTGAGCATCACGGCTGCTCGGGGCTACCGGGACTGCGTGAAGCACCTGCTGCTACAAGGCGCTCAGGTGGATGCCATGGTTGGGGGGCGAGCCGCTCTTCACGAGAGCTGCGCCAACCACCGGGCAGAGTGTACCCGCCTGCTCCTGGGCTTTGGTGCCAATCCGAACATTCTTTCAGAAGAAGGCTTGGCACCGCTGCACCTATGCACCACCCAGGAGACTTTGCC GTGTGCCCAGCTGCTCCTGGAGTACGGGGCTCTGGTGAACCAGCACACAAGAGACCACCGTGCTTCCCCATTGCACGTGGCTGCGAAACATGGCCTGGATGACCATGCGAAGCTCTACCTTTGCTACGGGGCTAACGTCGCTCACCGAAACCGAGAGGGAGAGACCGCCCTGAACGCCGCCTGCGCTAGCGCAGACAGACCGGAGGACTCTGGCCGCTACTACCGAGTAGCCAAGCGGTTGTTGGACGCTGGGGCCGACGTCCGGATCGCCGGCCGGAAGAACCACACGCCTCTGCACAACGCTTGCAGCAACTGCCATGCTCGCCTGGTGGAGCTGTTGCTGCAGCACGGGGCAGAAGTCAATGTGAGCAACTGCGCCGGATACACACCTGTGGATTGCGCCCTCCAAGCGGTGGAAGATTACTTGGAGGGGGAGCCGGAGAGGGTCATACTGACTCTGCTTGACCACGGGGCAGCTCCTATCAACCCCAAG ATGCTGAAATTCTGTGCTTTGTCACCTGAGGTTATGGAAGTTGTTTTGAATTCCTATGACCGAATCTTGTCCTGTGATTTCTGGGTGGGAACTGTCCCCCCTGACGTATGGCGG AAGCACCAACGGTTCTATGATTCAGTCCTCCGGCTGGTGAACCAGCCGCGCCTCCTACAACATCTGACTCGCTGGGCAGTCCGGAAACAGTTGGGGACGCGATGCCACCTGGGCATTGCTGagttgaagctgccttcttcccTGAAAGACTACCTGCATCTCCCACTGGAGGGCTGCCTCAAATGA